The Oryza glaberrima chromosome 9, OglaRS2, whole genome shotgun sequence genome includes a window with the following:
- the LOC127784978 gene encoding STOREKEEPER protein-like gives MAPKRPAEEADAAAGGSASEGSDAEASAEAARGHGSSPSPSKTPPPANPNPKSAAAPPSAVAAPASAAGSDSGAASGAASDSPRAAGNPSGPRSIEVNSDSEDSALPLASDAYADQAAAAGAGAGADSDDGNTSPLPPPRPSRAEAAAIKPISSRPMDPPPRRSAGGSEPRAKRPRSAAVASSAEHSKRPSRVWSQADELVILRGLITYRTKRGVLPGSTQDIGKLHSYIRGQLSAKVSTTQLSDKVRRLKQKYQMLATRAKTGKEVFPTPHDHNIYQLAKKVWGTMSTAGEGGGSGYDNADAGESEEEQYGRESDDDMESGRDNRHRKNQRSVPVTMANGNGTGIGAVNAIVRGRSEFEKGKDVYPYLWETVEELSSQHPTGAVFKKAFELLEGSKAQVMEEKLRKFRLTEMRQQLRRMDLMKDTLSMVLDALEMAD, from the coding sequence ATGGCACCGAAGCGCCccgccgaggaggccgacgcggcggcggggggatcGGCCTCCGAGGGCTCCGACGCGGaggcgtcggcggaggcggcccgCGGGCACgggtcgtcgccgtccccgtccaagacgccgccgcccgccaaccctaaccctaagtccgccgccgcgcctccctccgcggtcgccgcccccgcctccgccgccggatccgactccggcgccgcctccggcgccgcctccgactCGCCCAGGGCCGCCGGCAACCCCAGCGGGCCGCGCTCCATCGAGGTCAACTCCGACTCCGAGGACTCCGCGCTGCCCCTGGCGTCCGACGCCTACGCCgaccaggccgccgccgctggcgccggcgccggcgccgactccGACGACGGCAACACCTCGCCGCTCCCGCCCCCGCGCCCCTcccgcgccgaggccgccgccatcAAGCCCATCAGCTCCCGCCCCATGgacccgccgccccgccgctccGCGGGCGGCTCCGAGCCGCGCGCCAAGCGCCCCCGCAGCGCCGCCGTGGCCTCCTCCGCGGAGCACTCGAAGCGCCCGTCGCGTGTCTGGAGCCAAGCTGACGAGCTCGTCATCCTCCGCGGCCTCATCACGTACCGCACCAAGCGTGGGGTGCTCCCTGGCTCAACGCAAGACATTGGAAAGCTCCACAGCTACATCCGTGGCCAGCTCAGTGCTAAGGTATCAACTACACAGCTCAGTGACAAGGTCCGGCGCCTCAAGCAGAAGTATCAGATGCTCGCAACACGCGCCAAGACTGGGAAGGAAGTATTCCCCACTCCGCATGACCACAATATCTACCAGCTTGCCAAGAAGGTCTGGGGGACAATGAGTACTGCtggtgagggaggaggaagtgGGTATGATAATGCTGATGCTGGTGAGAGCGAAGAGGAGCAATATGGCAGAGAGAGCGATGATGATATGGAGAGTGGGCGGGATAACCGTCACCGCAAGAATCAGAGATCGGTGCCAGTCACTATGGCAAATGGCAATGGGACTGGGATTGGTGCTGTGAATGCCATTGTGAGAGGGAGGAGTGAGTTTGAGAAAGGGAAGGATGTATATCCTTACCTGTGGGAAACAGTTGAGGAGCTGTCCAGCCAACATCCAACTGGAGCAGTGTTCAAGAAGGCGTTTGAGTTGCTTGAAGGATCGAAAGCACAGGTGATGGAGGAAAAGCTGCGGAAGTTCAGGCTGACTGAGATGAGACAGCAGTTGCGTCGGATGGACCTGATGAAGGACACACTGAGTATGGTGCTTGATGCCCTGGAGATGGCTGACTGA
- the LOC127784979 gene encoding uncharacterized protein LOC127784979: MTKSIRGKKCSSRQLRSHNRRLFSQCNFKRVANKELAATEKCAWKDSICPVCLECPHNAVLLCSSHDKGCRPYICATNYHHSNCLDQLIDSRRSSKDCEDLDSIELTCPLCRGEVKGYTLVEPAREQLNQNKRSCMQDGCSYMGSYGELCKHVRKKHPSVKPHSVDPVHTYRWRRLLFRSSLQDMICATSSPMVRRVLYVMLQFEELMASVWHEGPHGAMQINEMNLADP; the protein is encoded by the coding sequence ATGACTAAAAGTATAAGGGGCAAGAAATGTTCATCTCGTCAGCTCAGATCACATAATCGGAGGCTCTTCAGCCAATGCAATTTCAAGAGAGTTGCTAACAAGGAATTGGCAGCAACAGAGAAATGTGCGTGGAAAGATTCAATCTGTCCAGTTTGCTTGGAATGCCCACATAATGCTGTCCTACTTTGTTCGTCTCATGATAAAGGTTGTCGTCCATATATATGTGCAACCAATTACCACCATTCAAACTGTCTTGATCAACTCATAGATTCACGGAGAAGCTCAAAAGATTGTGAGGACCTAGACTCCATAGAGCTTACATGCCCCCTTTGCCGTGGTGAGGTTAAGGGATATACATTGGTTGAACCTGCTCGGGAACAGTTGAACCAAAACAAGAGGAGCTGTATGCAAGATGGTTGCTCATACATGGGTAGTTATGGAGAGCTCTGCAAGCATGTAAGAAAGAAGCATCCTTCAGTGAAGCCTCATTCTGTGGACCCTGTACATACTTACAGATGGAGGCGACTTTTATTCCGGAGTTCACTGCAAGATATGATCTGTGCAACGAGTTCACCAATGGTGCGGAGGGTTTTGTATGTTATGTTGCAGTTTGAGGAGTTGATGGCATCTGTTTGGCACGAAGGTCCTCATGGTGCTATGCAAATCAATGAAATGAACTTGGCTGATCCATGA
- the LOC127783797 gene encoding uncharacterized protein LOC127783797: MAVAGRRWCGSVASAGRRGIGGKRYGWGRGRPQQAQWRDGRGWPAGSCGRQRDTTAVAGWQRRGRHGGDSAGELAAGGWVELGGGGSGGGGGDGVMVVQGGGDGVGRGREGGGIGPCVATAQCSAATAAVPPDPRLSAGFGG; encoded by the coding sequence ATGGCCGTGGCTGGTCGGCGGTGGTGCGGAAGCGTGGCGTCGGCGGGGAGACGCGGCATAGGCGGCAAGCGCTACGGCTGGGGGCGCGGGCGGCCGCAGCAGGCGCAGTGGCGTGACGGCCGTGGCTGGCCAGCGGGCAGCTGTGGCCGGCAGCGCGACACGACGGCCGTGGCTGGCTGGCAACGGCGAGGCCGCCACGGCGGAGATAGTGCCGGCGAGCTGGCGGCTGGTGGTTGGGTTGAGCTGGGCGGCGGTggttctggtggtggtggtggtgacggcgTCATGGTGGTTCaaggcggcggggatggcgtcGGCCGAgggcgcgaaggcggcggtatTGGTCCCTGCGTGGCGACGGCGCAGTGCtcggcggcgactgcggcggTGCCCCCAGATCCGCGCCTCtcggccggatttggagggTAG